From the genome of Seriola aureovittata isolate HTS-2021-v1 ecotype China chromosome 18, ASM2101889v1, whole genome shotgun sequence:
ATGTGGTCTTCTGTATAAACTGCAATTCTTTACCTTCGAAGTCTACATGTCCATCTCCGTTAAGATCTATATCTCGTAGGATGTCCTCCAGATCTCTGTGCCCAACCTGAAGAGGTCAGATTGTGGGGAATCAAAGTGTGAACTTAATTCAGAGAAGATTTATAAGTAGAGTGGAGAGACAAGATTCAGACAGACACAATGATTGATGGAGAGCTACAGAGAAGAGGGCATACTCTCCCAGCAGCTCTGTACCTGTTGTCCTAAAAGTTTTTTCATTGCTTCTCGAAGTTCTGCTGTACTGATCTGGCCATCGCCATTTGTGTCAAACTGAAAtcaagagaaacagagacaaattACCAGAACAGAAATGCAAGAAGTAAAATATAATCACGATATGCAATTATCAAAactgtcttttctccttttctttaatACGTCCCTAAACTTGCAAGACCCACTGTTGGCGTCGCAAAATTATCATCAACGTTATTTGACATGAAGTCCATAAAGTTATACTTGAATATAAAGTtaaaactcttaaaaaaaataaaatatatatatatatatatatatatatatatatatatatatatatattatttttgctATCTTGTGTGCTTTTACCACGTGATTTTTCCTCACCTCCTTGAATGCATCCCTTAGCTCTTTCACCCCAATCATGTCTGCAGTTTCAGCCAGAAGTTTGGGCCCCATCAGTTCTACAAAGTCCTCAAAATCAACATGTCCTCCCACTGTTGGACAGAAGGGAAAGAGGAAGCTGGGTTAACTTTCAGGGTTTGcttagagacaaaaaaaaagggacaaaactTGCTTTATTTGTACTCTGTCTGACACTCAAGCTTAAGCACTGTGGTTGTAAAAGTGGAAATAATTcatagacatgcacacacatacagaaagacACAGTTTTACTCACAGTTCATGTTGATCTGCTGACTCAGCTCTATTAGCTCCATCTCTGTTGGCATGTAGCCCATAGTCCTCATGCAGTTTCCTAGGTCTTTACAGCCGATAAACCCGTCTTTGTCTTTGTCGAACTCCTTGAACGCCTCACGCAACTCTGAGAGCACGAGAGATAAGGTATGAATATTAGATAGATGgcaaaattagttttatttttgcattctTTATTGTCCTGAAATGTATCATACCATCCATTTCTTCTGGCCTCAACTCTCGGTCCTGAGAAAGATCACAGTACAAAGTTAGGATCCAAACACTGCTGATATTTTTAATACTCAGCCAATACGCAGCATTCCTCACACAACATGAtgatgtataaaaataaatgtggcacGGAGAGTGCCAAGAGTCTGCAGGTTTTCTTCCGGCCAGAGAGGAGAAGGTTATCAGTGTTTGGATGGCAGGAAAACATGCAGATCCTTGGCACACATGCGACGCATAATTAGATCTTCGGATGAAAGTAATTATAGCATTTGTTATAATAGAAATGAATCTGAACCATTTACTGTATCCATAGCGTaagtgttttgggtttttttcataGTCACGTTGTTTCCATTTCTGAAAGTGTGGATATGCAGAGGCAATGGAAATACGCAAAGTACACAATAGCTTTTTTATTTGCCAGTCCACTGAAGTAAAATGACTCAATCTCAACCACTGCACCCATTAAGAACAACCATCTGAGAGCTTGTCTTTAGAAAAGTCAGTAAAACAGCAGTCGTCCACACTGAAGAATTCAACATCCCTCTTTTCTTTAATAACGAGACTCTGACTCGTGTTGTCACTGCTGGAAATAGACAaagagaaataatcatcaggTGAGGAGCATTTCTCCCATCGCCATAACCCAGGTTTAATAATCCTCCATCCTGCTACAAATGTCCACCATGTTTATGAGTAATCCAGCCTCATGCAGAAATATAGACTAacaaacacgaacacacacacacacacacacacacacacacacacacacacacacacacacacttacagtcaACATTCAACATTCTAGCTGTCAACAAGACTCGATACTATAAAGATTTAAAGTTTTCATATTGTCAAAATACCATATTCTCTGTCCCACCACGCTTCTTTACATGCTCGAAGTGCTGACAGTACAGTAAGAGATGATTactacacacattcacattgaGTTTACTtattgtgtgtgtactgtattgTGTGCTAATCTCTCTTGGCATGCATTCACATGATATTTTCTGGACTTACGTACAGCCTGCCGGCTCTCAGCGAAGCCCTTGCGTAGAAAGATGCATGCAGGCCCCAGTACGTTGTGCATGTTGGCTCCGTTCTGGGCCAGGGCCACTAGCGGCTCAAGATAGGCCCCCCCAGAGCCCCCCTCCTCACAGGACTGCACTGCTTTGTAGTTCTTCTTCTGGTCCTGGAGCAGCATCCGGGGCAGGGGGGCCAAACATGGGAGCAGGGGCAAAGACAGGGGTAGAGACTGTGACTCAGATTGTGGCAGCATGGAGCGAAAAAGGAGCCAACACGGAGGTGGGATGGAGGGGGTTCAAAAGCAGGTGACAGACACATGTCTGTCAGTCATAGAGAGGTGTTCAGTCAGGTCAGTCATGATGGGGGGAAGAAACTCAGTCAGAGGAAAGACTGTGTAATATATCCTGACACAAGCAACTGATGCCATCTATGACTCTGTCCTGTTGGTCACCACCCTGCACAACAGTACCAAGCCTCCATACTGTTTGTAGCAGATAATGTCAGCGGAGGTTGCGGGTTAGCAAAAAGGCAGTGCCCCTTTTCATGTCACCAAACACATCTGACAGCGTCATGTGACAGCTCTTTAGCCAGTTTGTCACAGTCTGCACCTGCATATTTTCTTACAATTAAGACTAACTGTTGTTTATTGCAAAATTGGTCagattttagcatttttcaccCTGTTTTCTAACTCTGATAACTGTTACTCACTAAAGTAATTGCTCAAATCTGGAAAAACGGCAACATCACTACAACGAAGTCAAACACTGCATGAAACATAAGCAGATGATCATACAAGTTTAAAGAAACCCCAGGTTAGCCAGTTTTAATATGAAGAGGGATAAAAAAGTACTTCAGGCAGACTCCATGTTGTAAACATTCAACGCAGTGTTTGTTGAGTACAATGTTTTCATAACCAATAGCAATAATGGTAAGAACTAAGAAAATAAGAATTAAGTTGTAATTAACCAGAATGATCCTTTAACAGCCAGTGGTCATCGGTAGGAAAGAACAGAATCCACATGAGTATATGTGTTTTTAACTGACAGCATTATGATTCCCACTAATGATACCATCTCAGTGTGTTAGCAGTAGTCGTATCAGTAGTACTACAAGCACAATGTCTGTTGATATTAGGGAATTTTAAAGATTGATGATACACTACTTGTACAATCAACTGCGGCTAGCTCGGGAGAGTTACTTGAATTTTTCCAAGAGTGACGAGGTTTTTTATGTGCGCATTACAAAATGGTTGTGTTCTTCAGAAGATAAGGCAAAAGTTTAGCCAGCCATTAAATTATAATCACCAATTAGCCACTCAACCAGGGGGCAAAAGTTGTTCTCACAACAGTCATCCCAATTACAGAGCTAGCTACAGCTTAATTAAAAACAGGCAATAACGGCCTGCAAGTGGACAAAAAAAGCTTCCTCTAAAGTCAAATAAGGTCCGACCATTGTTCTGACTAATATCCGAATTAGAGAGAGCAGCAGTCTAATCTGAGGCTAAATGCAGAACACTGGAGACAACTAGAAAATGGACTCTGTTTTCATGCTCTGTGATTACTACTGCACATTTTTGCCAAGCAGATATACAGAGTTTAAATTAGTAACATCTCTTCTCGCTGGTCAGGTCTTCAATTACCACAATGTAACATCCATCCCAGCTACAAGCAAGTGAAGTAGACTCGCTGTCACAGCGAATTaccaaggtttttttttttttttttttgctgctgctttaaatcTCTCAGACATGAGCAAGTACCCATCTTCAGATGGTTATTACAGTAAAAATAAGACATCTGCATGCATACAGACTGAAAAATGATTATGCATACATATACTACATGCATATACAAACTGTATTATATGCTCTACAAATGACCTTCACACACCATCTGTTGCCATGCCAGTCCTAATGCCAGTTCGTGCATTCCTACAGTCTCCACAACAGGAGCGGATGCCCACTGGGTAATCTGACCAAGTGATGCATGGAGCAGGGCTGTCTGCGGGTATATTGTGCCAGAAAAAGTACTATGAAGCCACGCGCTTGCAGTTATATaacccgaaaaaaaaaaaaaagaaaagaagtgtcAGAGAAAGGCTGTAGTCAAGCAAGAACTTCTCCAACACCCCAACCAATTTTGCACAGATGGCATCAACAGTTGCTCATGATATTGTGCTTCCTCAAGgatgtgcagctgctgtgaaggGAAATCTATTTGTGGGATTGTCTGCCTGCTTGAGAGTCTGTTCAAGCATACAATGAGGACAGCAGATGTAAGAGATGTATTGTATAAACGAACTCTGTCATCTTGACTTTTTAGAAAAATGGTTCTGAACGTTCTCCCTGCGCTCCTCCTCAACTGTGCATTCACGTCGTCGTCGTCGGAAACACTCAGAGTCAGAGGTACACATGAGCTGACAGAATCGGATACAGCTGAAACAGCACACCTGTTTTCGACATTTCCACTGACTGGTAACGTCCCGCAGGTGCAGGCTCAACTTGTAGCATCTTCCGCTGGCTGGTAAAGTGGCATCGCTGTGCGGTCTGACTGACTCTAAAGTTTGATGACATGATCCAAATTCACTGACCTCACCTCAGCCAACAGGTCAAGCACAAGCCGCATCAGCCGGCTCCTCTGATCCGTCTGAGCGGCTGAAATGGGTTTCCGGGTGAATGAAAGCATGCACTgatgagcacagagaaaacTTTGATCCAAAAAGACACATGATAGGATGCAGATGTCATATAAACGTTGCAGTGCAATGAGTTTTAGAGGAGTCAACAAAGTCCTACATCAATACACATATACTCATATACTCATATACTATAAGATCCCACGCTGGCAAATAGCCTCCATTTATCTTGCCGTGTGGGGCTCcagcaacacaaaacacagagtaaCAGCTGGTAGTGAAATCCACAGTGGTCAGTCAGTACAGGTCCAGTCAAATAGCCTTCAGTCAGGTTGGGGGTCACACAATGAGACAAACATGCAGGGGGATTCAAGGAAACCACAGCCAAATGAAAAACCTCAGAGCGGACCTTACCTTCTTGGTGAAAATTTTAAGCGACTTTACAGAGTTGCCCattgcaagaaagaaaaaaaaatccgtcttgttttatgttttctctctaactgtgtctgtgttagtgtgcctgtgtgtaagTGCacgtgtatgcatgtgtgtttgcatatgtttcCGGGCATGCATGGGAATAGGAGTGAttagaaagggaaaaaaaggttcAATGGGTCATTGACTGATATAAGAGGACATTTGCTGGAAAAAGcagggagcagagcagagatatCTTAGGAGGTAGacagaggtgaggagggagaggacgaAGGAGTGTGCAGGAAGGTACCTGGAGGCAAGGACGCTGGGAAGTATGAGGGGAgggacacagagacaaatgagGAAATATGTAAACAAGAACAAAGGACAGATCAGAAGAACGCAAAGATGAAGCGAGGGAGAGGAAGCATGCATGTGAACAGAGCGAGATGCAAGCGCCAGGAGTAGAAAAAGCAAGATTGCTTATTCATTCCATCCTCTCTCCTACAGtgtctttcctccctccctccctccctcccctctaccctctctctctccctctccttctctctctctctctctctgtccatctgtctgtctattgCTCTTTttccctcaccctctcccccCTACTCTCGCTCACTCCACAGTTTTAAACCATCTATGCGAATGTGACAGAAGAAGCTCGTTCGGACAAGCATATTACCTTCCCCTGAGCAAGATGCTGGAGACACTAAtccaaacatgcacacacacacatacacacgcacacacaaacacacacatacactcgaTTAAACACACATGGATGTGGGGCTGTGGAGCTAAAAATATATCACACGCTTCCCCCTACTCTCCCATATCTCTCCCCACTCTACCCTCAGCATCcatcccgctctctctctctctcacacacacacacacacacacacaaaccacacaccacacacagacataggAGCATTACAAAGTCATGTTAAGCTTGAAGGGCTTGGATTCAGATCAAAGCCAAAATGTGCAAGAAATGACAATGGATTCTGAACCACCGAGGGTGCAAACCCAgcacgtgcaaacacacacagacacaggcaaaTAAATGCTGTCTTTCAGCCTTTCTCgtacagacactcacacacgcagacacacacatttattgtcAAGCATGATGACAGAAATAGTGGGGTTTCTAAATATGGAACATCCGAAACCGGTGGCTAAAAGcgaaaatgtacatttattctAGTAATGTGCTTGAATACAAATTAAGACGCTtgtgttttttgagaatttaaattttatgctactttatactgtactatatcccAGAGggaaattgcattttttttattttttatttacatcactGCATTTGTTTTACAGCTATAAGTTCTTGCTGCATTTACGTTTATGCAACAGTGACAATAATCAATGAGTGTTAAAGGTCGACCTGTCACATTTCAACAGTGTCGCAGCCTCAGACAAGATTAAACGACTGATATTTAAATCCTAAAAACTCTGGAGCTTCTGTATATGAACTAAAGACATTTCT
Proteins encoded in this window:
- the cabp1b gene encoding calcium-binding protein 1b isoform X2, which gives rise to MGNSVKSLKIFTKKDQKKNYKAVQSCEEGGSGGAYLEPLVALAQNGANMHNVLGPACIFLRKGFAESRQADRELRPEEMDELREAFKEFDKDKDGFIGCKDLGNCMRTMGYMPTEMELIELSQQINMNLGGHVDFEDFVELMGPKLLAETADMIGVKELRDAFKEFDTNGDGQISTAELREAMKKLLGQQVGHRDLEDILRDIDLNGDGHVDFEEFVRMMSR